One part of the Anguilla anguilla isolate fAngAng1 chromosome 11, fAngAng1.pri, whole genome shotgun sequence genome encodes these proteins:
- the LOC118208678 gene encoding serine/threonine-protein kinase 35-like translates to MDTGDGRRRTIKSMRPCRRIVQNARMKRELGKVLRSLTGGSTEVNEVPMEEDCYRVEYFKNEKWEQKVMAPRYSLLREVGRGSYGVVYEAIARRTGATVAVKKLRCDAPENVELALAEFWALASLEKRHENVVQLEECVLQRNGMAQKMSHGNKRSKQYLRLVETSLKGERILGHTEEPCYLWFVMEFCEGGDLNQFILSRRPDPRTNRSFMLQLTSAVAFLHKNNIVHRDLKPDNILISEKSGSPVLKVADFGLSKVCAGLGGPAGGEGGEERGGGGGGGGGGGGGRRPINVNKYWLSSACGSDFYMAPEVWEGHYTAKADIFALGIIIWAMLERITFIDAESKRELLGTYVRQGADIVPVGEALLENPKMVLHIPQRRRSAMSDGVCRLLQDMLAVNPQDRPDAFQLEVRMDRVTCAA, encoded by the exons ATGGATACAGGCGACGGAAGGAGACGAACGATTAAAAGTATGCGACCATGCAGGAGAATTGTACAGAATGCTAGGATGAAACGGGAACTGGGTAAAGTTTTAAGGTCGTTGACTGGGGGGAGCACGGAGGTCAACGAAGTCCCCATGGAAGAGGACTGTTACCGTGTGGAATATTTCAAAAACGAGAAATGGGAACAGAAGGTAATGGCACCCCGCTACAGTTTGCTACGAGAGGTTGGAAGGGGCAGCTATGGTGTGGTGTACGAGGCAATCGCACGTAGGACTGGAGCAACCGTGGCGGTGAAGAAGCTGCGCTGCGACGCTCCCGAAAATGTCGAGCTTGCTCTCGCGGAGTTCTGGGCCCTTGCGAGTCTGGAGAAGCGACACGAGAATGTGGTTCAGCTGGAGGAATGCGTCTTGCAAAGGAACGGCATGGCCCAGAAAATGAGCCACGGGAACAAGCGATCCAAGCAATACTTGCGACTGGTGGAGACTTCACTGAAAG gcgaGCGGATCCTGGGCCACACCGAGGAGCCCTGCTACCTGTGGTTCGTGATGGAGTTCTGCGAGGGCGGCGACCTCAACCAGTTCATCCTGTCGCGGCGGCCGGACCCGCGGACCAACCGGAGCTTCATGCTGCAGCTGACCAGCGCCGTGGCCTTCCTGCACAAGAACAACATCGTGCACCGCGACCTCAAGCCCGACAACATCCTCATCTCCGAGAAGTCGGGCTCGCCCGTGCTCAAGGTGGCCGACTTCGGGCTGAGCAAGGTGTGCGCCGGGCTGGgggggccggcggggggggagggcggggaggagcgcggcggcgggggcggcggcggggggggcggtggcggcggccGACGCCCCATCAACGTCAACAAGTACTGGCTGTCGTCGGCGTGCGGCTCGGACTTCTACATGGCGCCCGAGGTGTGGGAGGGCCACTACACGGCCAAGGCGGACATCTTCGCCCTGGGCATCATCATCTGGGCCATGCTGGAGCGCATCACCTTCATCGACGCCGAGTCCAAGCGCGAGCTCCTGGGCACGTACGTGCGGCAGGGCGCCGACATCGTGCCGGTGGGCGAGGCGCTCCTGGAGAACCCCAAGATGGTGCTGCACATCCCGCAGCGGCGGCGCAGCGCCATGTCGGACGGCGTCTGCCGGCTGCTGCAGGACATGCTGGCCGTCAACCCGCAGGACCGGCCCGACGCCTTCCAGCTGGAGGTGCGCATGGACCGGGTCACCTGCGCCGCCtga